The following proteins are co-located in the Alcaligenes faecalis genome:
- a CDS encoding deoxyguanosinetriphosphate triphosphohydrolase: MQMLAAYACHPEQSRGRRYAEAAPQGRNAFQRDRDRIIHCNAFRLLEYKTQVFINHEGDLFRTRLTHSLEVAQLARAIARNLGLHEDLIEAISLAHDLGHTPFGHAGQDTLNSCMQSLRPEAGGFEHNLQSLRVVDELEERYAAFNGLNLCFETREGILKHCSLKHARELGEVGQRFIDRTQPSLEAQMANLADEIAYNNHDIDDGLRSGLIRLEQLLELRLFRAHYEHVQTQYPGLSGQRLVAEIIRGMINTLVVDLTETTRAKLEEHRPDSVDAIRNLPRLAGFSPELRAQADELKRFLHANLYRHYKVVRMMNKAQNIVRELFHAFLDDPRLLAAEHRREDPIAQARAIADYIAGMTDRHAIREHDAIFKM, from the coding sequence ATGCAAATGCTTGCCGCTTATGCCTGTCACCCTGAACAGTCCCGCGGTCGGCGTTATGCAGAGGCGGCACCCCAAGGCCGTAACGCTTTCCAGCGGGACCGCGACCGAATTATTCACTGCAATGCCTTTCGCTTGTTGGAGTACAAGACCCAGGTTTTCATTAACCACGAAGGTGATTTATTCCGAACACGATTGACGCATAGTCTGGAAGTGGCCCAACTGGCGCGGGCCATTGCCCGCAATCTGGGCTTGCACGAAGACCTTATCGAAGCCATCTCCCTGGCCCATGATCTGGGCCACACCCCTTTTGGTCATGCAGGCCAGGACACCTTGAATAGCTGCATGCAAAGCCTGCGTCCCGAGGCCGGGGGCTTTGAACACAATCTGCAAAGCTTGCGGGTGGTGGACGAGCTGGAAGAACGCTATGCCGCTTTCAATGGCCTGAACCTGTGCTTTGAAACCCGCGAGGGGATTTTGAAGCATTGTTCGCTGAAGCATGCGCGTGAATTGGGCGAGGTCGGCCAGCGTTTTATTGATCGCACCCAGCCGTCGCTGGAAGCCCAAATGGCCAATCTGGCTGATGAAATTGCTTACAACAATCACGATATTGACGACGGCCTGCGCTCCGGCCTGATTCGCTTGGAGCAGTTGCTGGAGCTACGTCTGTTCCGTGCGCATTACGAGCATGTGCAGACCCAGTATCCAGGTTTGAGTGGTCAGCGGCTGGTCGCTGAGATCATCCGCGGCATGATCAATACCTTGGTGGTGGATTTAACAGAAACTACACGTGCCAAGCTGGAAGAGCATCGTCCTGATAGCGTGGATGCGATCCGGAATCTGCCGCGCCTGGCCGGTTTTTCGCCAGAGCTGCGCGCCCAGGCGGATGAGCTGAAACGCTTTTTGCACGCCAACCTGTATCGTCACTACAAAGTGGTGCGCATGATGAACAAGGCACAAAATATTGTGCGTGAACTGTTCCACGCTTTTCTGGACGATCCGCGCCTGCTGGCGGCGGAGCATCGTCGTGAAGACCCGATTGCTCAGGCCCGTGCCATTGCCGATTATATTGCCGGCATGACGGACCGCCATGCTATTCGCGAGCACGACGCTATTTTCAAGATGTAG
- the aroB gene encoding 3-dehydroquinate synthase: MSVVHVDTQGGTYSIHIAAGRLAQLADTVPADTSAIAIVTNPTVAALYLAPVQQALAATGKPVHVIELPDGEAYKNWESLNLIFDALLGRHLDRKALIVALGGGVIGDMAGFAAACFMRGVRFVQVPTTLLAQVDSSVGGKTAINHPLGKNMVGAFYQPIAVEVDTDVLKTLPAREISAGLAEVIKYGMIYDLDFFTWCEEQVDPMRTLEQEQIVYAIRRSCEVKAEVVSQDERESGLRAILNFGHTFGHAIESGMGYGQWLHGEAVGCGMVMAAELSALVCGLPAQDVARIKALVQASGCPITPPQWPADRWLELMQVDKKNEGGQLRFVLLDQLGHAKVQAVAPDVVRQALARFTTVEQE; encoded by the coding sequence ATGTCTGTAGTGCATGTTGACACCCAGGGTGGCACTTACTCCATCCATATTGCCGCCGGGCGTCTGGCGCAGCTTGCAGATACGGTGCCAGCCGATACCTCTGCCATTGCGATTGTCACCAATCCTACGGTGGCGGCTTTGTACCTGGCGCCTGTGCAGCAAGCCCTGGCTGCAACAGGCAAACCCGTCCATGTGATCGAGCTGCCCGATGGCGAGGCCTACAAGAACTGGGAGTCTCTGAACCTGATTTTTGATGCGTTGCTGGGTCGCCACCTGGATCGCAAGGCCTTGATCGTGGCCTTGGGCGGTGGCGTGATTGGCGATATGGCCGGCTTTGCGGCAGCTTGTTTCATGCGTGGTGTGCGTTTTGTACAAGTGCCAACAACTTTGTTGGCGCAGGTAGACTCCTCAGTGGGGGGCAAAACGGCCATCAACCACCCGCTCGGCAAGAATATGGTGGGAGCGTTCTACCAACCCATCGCCGTGGAGGTGGATACGGATGTACTCAAGACCCTGCCTGCCCGCGAAATCTCCGCTGGTCTGGCGGAAGTGATCAAATACGGCATGATCTACGATCTGGATTTCTTCACGTGGTGTGAGGAACAGGTTGACCCCATGCGTACGCTGGAACAAGAACAAATCGTCTATGCGATTCGTCGCTCCTGCGAGGTCAAAGCCGAAGTCGTTTCCCAGGACGAACGCGAGTCTGGACTGCGTGCTATTTTGAATTTTGGCCACACGTTTGGCCATGCGATTGAGTCTGGCATGGGCTACGGCCAATGGCTGCATGGCGAAGCCGTGGGTTGCGGCATGGTGATGGCTGCTGAGCTGTCCGCTCTGGTTTGCGGCTTGCCGGCTCAGGATGTCGCTCGCATCAAAGCCCTGGTGCAAGCTAGCGGATGCCCGATCACGCCACCACAATGGCCTGCAGACCGCTGGCTGGAATTGATGCAGGTGGACAAGAAAAATGAAGGTGGCCAGTTGCGCTTTGTGCTGCTGGATCAATTAGGCCATGCCAAGGTGCAGGCGGTTGCGCCTGATGTCGTGCGCCAGGCATTGGCCCGCTTTACAACAGTGGAACAGGAGTAA
- a CDS encoding shikimate kinase produces the protein MNHSLPAELMPVEHPDPLSDAELLHLQQTGPRPIILVGMMGAGKTTIGRQLARELKREFMDLDHELEARSGVRVSTIFEFEGEQGFRKRESAVLDICSRQSGIVLATGGGAILSEANRQIIKDRGIVVYLCATVDELYRRVARDRNRPLLQTADPRARIQELLQAREPLYEEVADVRFETGSAPVHHAVRHLLSQLKERGC, from the coding sequence ATGAACCACTCTTTACCCGCCGAGCTGATGCCTGTAGAACATCCTGATCCCTTATCAGACGCCGAGCTGCTCCATTTACAACAAACTGGCCCACGTCCCATTATTTTGGTGGGCATGATGGGAGCCGGTAAAACGACCATTGGCCGTCAATTGGCGCGGGAACTCAAGCGCGAGTTTATGGACCTGGACCACGAGCTGGAAGCCCGTAGCGGCGTGCGAGTGTCCACGATCTTTGAGTTCGAAGGCGAGCAAGGGTTCCGCAAACGCGAATCGGCGGTGCTCGATATTTGCTCGCGCCAGAGCGGTATTGTGCTGGCAACGGGAGGCGGGGCTATTTTGTCCGAGGCCAATCGCCAGATCATCAAAGATCGCGGTATCGTAGTGTACTTGTGCGCCACCGTAGACGAGCTGTACCGTCGTGTGGCCCGAGACCGTAACCGACCGCTGCTGCAAACAGCGGACCCACGCGCCCGCATCCAGGAACTGTTGCAAGCGCGCGAACCCCTCTATGAAGAAGTGGCTGATGTTCGCTTTGAAACTGGCTCGGCGCCAGTTCATCATGCGGTGCGCCATTTATTGTCCCAGTTGAAAGAACGAGGTTGCTAA
- a CDS encoding lipoprotein gives MNKRRSSRLLALLTLSVFLGACGYKGPLYHPPAQEAADAQTAPR, from the coding sequence ATGAACAAACGACGTTCTTCCCGCCTGCTGGCCTTGCTGACACTTAGCGTTTTTCTTGGCGCTTGCGGCTACAAAGGCCCCTTGTATCACCCTCCTGCGCAGGAAGCGGCGGACGCCCAAACAGCGCCACGCTGA
- a CDS encoding PBP1A family penicillin-binding protein, producing the protein MSSSSRSPNSKPEQRSGSWLARLIIKTSVFFVGLGLCAALLGSLALALAWPNLPDLSAMIDYRPRVPLRIYTADKVLIGEFGEERRNVLRFDEIPDVMKSAILAAEDDRFYQHGGIDWMGVGRAALANMTHMSKTQGASTITMQVARNFYLSSEKTYTRKFYELLLTFKIEATLSKNQILDLYMNQIYLGHRAYGFAAASRTYLGKPLGEITTAEAAMLAGIPKAPSRFNPIANFERAKTRQAYVLGRMRSLGYITEQEYQDALAQEIVVKSALGTPAGGYAIHGEYAAELARQLLYGVYQDNVYSRGFNIYTTIKSADQEAAYLAVRNGILDYTRRAPYTGPQGQVDLPADIENDHAQLDAILDDLQDKYPDTGDLLTGVVLDASPNQIRVARTAQQVIDVNDKRALKIVARGLVKNAKADVRIQRGSVVYLFRNDDYWEVINMPAVQAAFVSVRPQDGAIQAMVGGFHFSDGKFNRVTQAWRQPGSAFKPFIYASSLERGLTPATQISDEPFVLTAAQTGSKPWTPKNYGRRYEPMLTMRQGLYKSRNMVSIRIMQAVGPKYVQDYVARFGFDKARQPAVLPLALGAGSVTPLQMAGAYSVFANGGYRTEPYLIDYVTDSTNKVIMRAKPIVAGDAAARAIDTRTAYVMNDLLRGVATSGTGARSSRTLKRTDIGGKTGTTNDSHDAWFAGYTPDLVGIAWMGFDKPRSLGSGETGGGASMPIWINYMRTALKDKPIVPPGPMPSGLSRINGDFYFDEFPPGQAIARVGLPAPGDGFLQQGGGDQNDGIGDLLRQLDADSGSSGAETQPFVPF; encoded by the coding sequence ATGAGTTCTTCTTCCCGCTCCCCCAATTCTAAGCCCGAGCAACGCTCCGGTTCCTGGCTTGCCCGCCTCATCATCAAGACCTCGGTCTTTTTTGTGGGGCTTGGTCTGTGTGCCGCCCTGCTCGGATCACTGGCGCTGGCCTTAGCCTGGCCCAACCTTCCCGATCTCAGCGCCATGATCGACTATCGCCCACGGGTGCCGCTGCGTATTTACACGGCAGACAAGGTGCTGATCGGTGAATTTGGTGAAGAACGCCGCAATGTACTGCGTTTCGACGAAATCCCCGACGTCATGAAATCGGCCATTCTGGCGGCCGAGGATGACCGTTTCTACCAGCACGGCGGTATTGACTGGATGGGTGTGGGCCGCGCTGCCCTGGCCAATATGACCCACATGTCCAAGACACAAGGGGCCAGTACGATCACCATGCAGGTAGCGCGTAACTTCTACCTGTCATCAGAAAAGACCTATACCCGCAAGTTCTACGAACTATTGCTGACCTTCAAGATTGAAGCGACACTGTCCAAGAACCAGATTCTGGACCTGTACATGAACCAGATTTATCTGGGCCACCGTGCGTATGGTTTTGCAGCCGCGTCGCGAACCTATCTGGGCAAGCCGCTAGGCGAGATCACAACGGCAGAAGCTGCCATGCTGGCCGGCATTCCCAAAGCACCCTCGCGCTTTAACCCGATTGCCAACTTCGAGCGTGCCAAAACCCGTCAAGCCTACGTGCTGGGCCGCATGCGCTCACTGGGCTACATCACTGAGCAAGAGTACCAAGACGCCCTGGCACAGGAAATCGTTGTGAAATCGGCCTTGGGTACCCCCGCCGGTGGCTATGCCATCCACGGTGAATACGCGGCTGAGCTGGCTCGCCAGCTACTGTACGGTGTCTACCAGGACAATGTGTACTCGCGCGGTTTCAATATCTACACAACGATCAAGTCCGCCGACCAGGAAGCGGCTTACCTGGCCGTGCGCAACGGTATTCTGGATTACACCCGCCGAGCACCTTACACCGGCCCCCAAGGCCAGGTGGATCTGCCCGCTGATATTGAAAACGACCACGCTCAATTGGATGCCATTCTGGACGACTTGCAGGACAAGTACCCCGATACGGGCGACCTGCTGACGGGTGTGGTGCTGGACGCCAGCCCAAACCAAATTCGCGTTGCCCGTACCGCCCAGCAAGTGATTGATGTCAACGACAAGCGCGCCTTGAAGATCGTTGCTCGCGGACTGGTAAAAAATGCCAAAGCAGACGTACGTATTCAGCGTGGTTCAGTCGTCTATCTGTTCCGCAATGACGATTACTGGGAAGTAATCAATATGCCTGCGGTGCAAGCCGCTTTTGTGTCGGTACGCCCGCAAGACGGCGCTATTCAAGCCATGGTAGGCGGCTTTCACTTTTCAGACGGAAAGTTCAACCGTGTCACCCAGGCCTGGCGTCAACCCGGTTCGGCCTTCAAGCCCTTCATCTACGCCTCTTCGCTGGAACGCGGCTTGACCCCTGCTACCCAGATTTCGGACGAACCCTTTGTTCTGACTGCCGCCCAGACCGGCTCCAAACCCTGGACGCCCAAAAACTACGGACGCAGGTACGAACCCATGCTGACCATGCGTCAAGGTTTGTACAAATCCAGAAACATGGTATCCATCCGTATCATGCAGGCCGTCGGCCCCAAGTACGTACAAGATTATGTGGCTCGCTTTGGTTTCGACAAGGCCCGCCAGCCTGCGGTTCTGCCACTGGCTCTGGGTGCAGGTAGCGTGACCCCCCTGCAAATGGCGGGTGCCTACTCAGTCTTTGCCAATGGCGGTTACCGTACCGAGCCCTACCTGATCGACTACGTCACCGACAGCACCAATAAAGTCATCATGCGCGCCAAACCCATTGTGGCAGGTGATGCCGCTGCACGCGCCATCGACACCCGCACCGCTTACGTCATGAACGACTTGTTACGTGGGGTGGCGACTTCCGGTACCGGTGCCCGTTCCTCGCGCACCTTGAAGCGAACAGACATTGGCGGCAAAACGGGCACCACCAACGACTCTCATGACGCTTGGTTTGCCGGTTACACGCCCGATCTGGTCGGTATTGCCTGGATGGGCTTTGACAAACCTCGCAGCCTGGGTTCGGGTGAAACCGGCGGTGGTGCCTCCATGCCTATCTGGATCAACTACATGCGCACTGCACTCAAGGACAAGCCCATCGTACCTCCCGGTCCTATGCCTTCTGGACTGTCGCGCATCAATGGGGACTTCTACTTTGACGAGTTCCCGCCCGGACAGGCCATTGCCCGTGTTGGTCTACCCGCTCCGGGTGACGGTTTCCTGCAACAGGGCGGTGGCGATCAAAACGATGGGATTGGCGACCTGCTGCGGCAACTGGATGCTGACTCCGGCTCCTCGGGCGCTGAAACACAACCCTTTGTCCCCTTCTAG
- the lysA gene encoding diaminopimelate decarboxylase produces MTVAPHFQFQNNTLHAEQVPLNKLAEEFGTPLYVYSRQALRDAWESYRVAGQGRKLLVCYGMKANSNLAILQEFARLGTGFDIVSGGELARVIAAGGDPGKVVFSGVGKQVWEIEAALKAGVKCFNIESESELERIAQVAERMNVKAPVSLRVNPDVDARTHPYISTGLKDNKFGVPIDQAPRIYARAQELPSLDIVGVDCHIGSQITEVSPYLDALDKLIKLILALKEQGVNLIHLDLGGGLGIRYTDETLVTPTQLLTEVFAALDKNGLGHLEIVLEPGRSMVGNAGVLLSRVEYLKHGETKNFAIIDAAMNDLIRPTLYDAWHSVEAVDPRPVGKDTPHYDLVGPICESGDWLARDRQLALQQADLIAIMSAGAYAFTMASQYNTRPRAAEILVDGDQVHVIRPRETLESLFASERLLP; encoded by the coding sequence ATGACCGTTGCACCTCACTTCCAATTTCAGAACAACACGCTGCACGCCGAGCAAGTTCCCCTGAACAAGCTGGCTGAAGAATTCGGCACCCCTCTGTATGTGTATTCCCGCCAAGCCTTGCGCGACGCCTGGGAGTCCTATCGAGTAGCCGGCCAGGGCCGCAAGTTGTTGGTGTGCTATGGCATGAAAGCCAACTCCAATCTGGCCATTCTGCAAGAATTTGCCCGCCTGGGCACCGGCTTTGATATCGTCTCGGGCGGAGAGCTGGCCCGTGTCATTGCTGCGGGTGGCGACCCAGGTAAAGTGGTGTTCTCCGGTGTTGGGAAACAGGTTTGGGAAATCGAAGCAGCCCTGAAAGCAGGCGTAAAGTGTTTTAACATCGAATCCGAAAGCGAGCTGGAACGCATTGCCCAGGTTGCAGAACGCATGAATGTGAAAGCGCCTGTTTCCTTGCGCGTGAATCCGGACGTGGATGCCCGCACCCATCCCTATATTTCCACTGGTCTAAAAGACAACAAGTTCGGCGTGCCCATTGATCAAGCGCCCCGCATCTACGCACGCGCCCAAGAACTGCCCAGCCTGGACATTGTGGGTGTGGACTGTCATATCGGCTCGCAGATTACCGAAGTCAGCCCCTATCTGGATGCACTGGACAAGCTGATCAAGCTGATCCTGGCTCTGAAAGAGCAAGGCGTGAACCTGATTCATCTGGATTTGGGCGGTGGTCTGGGCATTCGCTATACCGACGAAACCTTGGTTACCCCCACCCAACTGCTGACCGAAGTCTTTGCCGCTTTGGACAAGAACGGCCTGGGCCATCTGGAGATCGTGCTGGAGCCCGGTCGCTCTATGGTAGGCAATGCCGGGGTGCTGCTAAGCCGCGTGGAATACCTCAAGCATGGCGAGACCAAGAACTTCGCCATTATTGATGCCGCCATGAACGACTTGATCCGCCCCACCCTGTACGATGCATGGCACAGCGTGGAAGCGGTAGACCCTCGTCCCGTCGGCAAGGACACCCCCCATTACGATCTGGTTGGCCCTATCTGCGAAAGCGGCGACTGGCTGGCCCGTGACCGCCAACTGGCGCTGCAACAAGCTGATCTGATCGCCATTATGTCTGCCGGTGCCTACGCCTTTACCATGGCCAGCCAGTACAACACCCGCCCCCGTGCGGCTGAAATTCTGGTCGATGGGGATCAAGTCCATGTGATCCGCCCCCGCGAAACGCTGGAGAGTTTGTTTGCCAGCGAACGATTGCTCCCCTAA
- the uvrA gene encoding excinuclease ABC subunit UvrA, which yields MEAIRIRGARTHNLKNVSVDLPRHQLVVLTGLSGSGKSSLAFDTLYAEGQRRYVESLSAYARQFLQLMDKPDVDLIEGLSPAIAIEQKAAGHNPRSTVGTTTEIHDYLRLLYARVGTPYCPEHHLALQAHSVSQMVDQILQWEPETRIAVLAPMHRGLVGDLQLELRGLQAQGFVRVRVDGEISSIEDLPALDAQQAHDLDLVIDRLRIRPDSQQRLAESLETALSTSNGRCLVVNLDNGVEQPYSSHYACPVCDYSLPELEPRLFSFNNPAGACPDCSGLGQVDVFDPERVVAFPELSLAGGAIAGWDRRNAFTYTLLTSLAAHYHFDIEAPFESLPEELRRTVLYGSGAEEIPFLYLNEKGRTTVKTHPFEGVIPNLQRRWAETDSSAVREELNKLRRTQTCPACHGARLRLEARHVRIGDDPVPSHAGCKHHAGTASANPAAIHVDTLSDNAAQCTQTSSTTQGQAKGLAIYEVEALALSDCLAWFERLSLTGAKKEIADRIVREIRLRLEFLNNVGLNYLSLDRSADTISGGEAQRIRLASQIGSGLTGVMYVLDEPSIGLHQRDNDKLIQTLQHLRDLGNSVIVVEHDEDMIRTADYVIDMGPGAGEHGGQITAQGSPAELAQNPESLTGQYLSGKRQIAIPKRRQVNDSLNWLRLYGASGNNLKSVDLAIPAGRLVCITGVSGSGKSTLINDTLATAFSHLLHRAHAEPAPYERMEGLEHFDKIINVDQTPIGRTPRSNPATYTGMFTAIRELFASVPEARLRGYDPGRFSFNVKGGRCEACQGDGVVKVEMHFLPDVYVPCDVCQGRRYNRETLDIRYRGRNISEVLDLTVEQALEYFDAVPAVARKLTTLIDVGLSYIRLGQSATTLSGGEAQRVKLSLELSKRSTGQTLYVLDEPTTGLHFQDIAVLLEVLDKLVESGNSVVVIEHNLDVIKTADWIVDMGPEGGQGGGQIVVQGTPETVAACEQSHTGHYLKPLLQR from the coding sequence ATGGAAGCCATCCGCATTCGTGGTGCCCGTACCCACAACCTGAAAAATGTCTCCGTAGACCTGCCACGCCACCAGTTGGTCGTGCTGACGGGGCTGTCCGGTTCTGGGAAATCCTCTCTTGCCTTCGACACTTTGTATGCCGAGGGCCAGCGGCGCTATGTGGAAAGCCTGTCCGCTTATGCACGTCAGTTTTTGCAACTGATGGACAAGCCAGATGTGGACTTGATCGAAGGTTTGTCGCCTGCCATCGCCATCGAGCAAAAGGCAGCAGGCCATAACCCGCGTTCCACCGTGGGAACCACTACTGAAATCCACGATTATTTGCGTCTATTGTACGCGCGCGTCGGCACTCCTTACTGTCCGGAACACCACTTGGCCCTGCAAGCTCATAGCGTGAGCCAGATGGTAGACCAGATTCTGCAATGGGAGCCTGAAACCCGCATTGCCGTACTGGCTCCCATGCATCGCGGTCTGGTGGGTGATCTGCAACTGGAGCTGCGTGGCCTGCAAGCCCAGGGCTTTGTGCGGGTACGGGTAGACGGCGAAATTTCCAGTATTGAAGATCTGCCTGCGCTTGATGCCCAGCAGGCGCACGATCTGGACCTGGTGATAGACCGGCTGCGTATCCGGCCCGATAGCCAGCAACGTCTGGCAGAAAGCCTGGAAACCGCCCTGTCCACCAGCAATGGCCGTTGTCTGGTGGTCAATCTGGACAATGGAGTGGAGCAGCCCTATTCCAGCCACTACGCCTGCCCGGTCTGTGACTATTCCCTGCCCGAGCTGGAGCCACGCCTGTTCAGCTTCAACAATCCGGCAGGTGCCTGCCCGGACTGTAGTGGCCTGGGGCAAGTAGATGTATTTGATCCCGAACGCGTGGTGGCCTTCCCGGAACTGAGTCTGGCGGGCGGTGCCATTGCGGGCTGGGACCGACGCAATGCCTTTACCTACACCTTGCTGACCAGTCTGGCGGCTCATTATCACTTTGATATAGAGGCTCCCTTCGAGTCTCTACCCGAAGAACTGCGCCGCACCGTGCTGTATGGCTCCGGCGCGGAGGAAATTCCCTTTCTCTATTTGAATGAGAAGGGCCGCACCACGGTAAAAACGCACCCATTTGAAGGGGTGATTCCGAATCTGCAGCGTCGCTGGGCGGAAACCGATTCCAGCGCCGTGCGCGAGGAACTGAACAAGCTGCGTCGCACCCAGACCTGCCCGGCCTGCCATGGCGCACGTCTGCGTCTGGAGGCGCGTCACGTCCGCATTGGGGACGATCCCGTTCCCAGCCATGCAGGGTGCAAGCATCATGCAGGCACCGCGTCTGCCAACCCAGCAGCCATCCATGTCGACACGCTGTCTGACAATGCTGCACAGTGCACGCAAACCAGCTCCACAACTCAGGGACAAGCCAAGGGTCTGGCCATTTATGAAGTCGAAGCCCTGGCTCTGTCTGACTGCCTGGCCTGGTTCGAGCGTCTGTCACTAACAGGCGCGAAAAAAGAAATTGCCGACCGCATCGTGCGTGAAATCCGGCTGCGGCTGGAATTTCTGAACAATGTGGGTCTGAACTATCTGTCTCTGGACCGCAGCGCCGACACCATTTCCGGTGGCGAGGCACAGCGTATTCGTCTGGCCAGCCAGATCGGCTCCGGTCTGACCGGCGTGATGTATGTTCTGGACGAGCCCTCCATTGGCCTGCACCAGCGCGATAACGACAAGCTGATCCAGACCCTGCAACACCTACGGGATCTGGGCAATAGCGTGATTGTGGTCGAGCACGACGAAGACATGATACGCACCGCCGACTATGTCATCGACATGGGCCCCGGCGCTGGCGAACATGGCGGTCAAATTACCGCTCAAGGTTCACCCGCCGAACTGGCCCAGAACCCCGAATCTCTGACCGGCCAGTACCTGTCCGGCAAGCGCCAGATTGCCATCCCCAAGCGTCGCCAGGTGAATGACAGCCTGAACTGGCTGCGTCTGTACGGTGCCAGCGGCAATAACCTGAAGTCTGTTGATTTGGCGATTCCGGCTGGGCGGCTGGTCTGCATTACAGGCGTGTCCGGTTCAGGCAAGTCCACGCTGATCAACGACACGCTGGCAACCGCCTTCTCGCATTTGCTGCACCGTGCCCACGCCGAACCGGCGCCCTACGAGCGCATGGAAGGGCTGGAGCATTTCGACAAGATCATCAACGTCGATCAAACCCCGATTGGTCGTACCCCGCGCAGTAATCCGGCCACCTACACGGGCATGTTCACTGCTATTCGTGAGCTGTTCGCCAGCGTGCCCGAGGCGCGTTTGCGTGGCTACGACCCAGGTCGCTTCTCCTTTAACGTCAAGGGCGGCCGCTGCGAAGCCTGCCAGGGCGACGGCGTGGTCAAGGTAGAGATGCACTTCCTGCCGGACGTGTACGTACCGTGTGATGTCTGCCAAGGCCGCCGCTACAACCGCGAGACGCTGGATATTCGCTACCGGGGCCGCAATATCAGCGAAGTGCTGGATCTGACGGTTGAGCAGGCACTAGAGTACTTTGATGCGGTCCCTGCGGTTGCGCGCAAACTGACCACCTTGATTGATGTAGGTCTGTCCTACATCCGCCTGGGTCAAAGCGCGACCACCCTGTCTGGTGGTGAAGCGCAGCGGGTGAAATTATCACTGGAGCTGTCCAAACGCAGCACCGGCCAGACGCTGTACGTGCTGGACGAACCGACAACTGGTCTGCACTTTCAGGACATTGCTGTTCTGCTGGAAGTGTTGGACAAGCTGGTTGAGTCCGGCAACAGCGTGGTCGTGATCGAGCACAATCTGGATGTGATCAAAACCGCAGACTGGATTGTGGACATGGGGCCGGAAGGCGGCCAGGGCGGTGGGCAGATCGTGGTGCAAGGCACCCCGGAAACGGTGGCTGCCTGTGAACAAAGCCATACCGGGCATTATTTGAAGCCTTTGCTGCAGCGTTAA